A region of Cucumis sativus cultivar 9930 unplaced genomic scaffold, Cucumber_9930_V3 scaffold76, whole genome shotgun sequence DNA encodes the following proteins:
- the LOC116406228 gene encoding sphingoid long-chain bases kinase 2, mitochondrial-like isoform X4: MSLPQIEDLLEQTTKIQDQKSPGKTGCDKNCSLVGQDHSETSPIGALSNQWSKRAERKEDVGNSTTEDGTVGICDGFSETQTESQVDDGEWELYPQVTALCIGNAKYFGGGMKIVPNADPSNRSLEVVILQDFKWYDFILNLHKIYNGTYLTVKNVTSRRFSSLFIWWLNITHGELKDVSRECKTMFE; the protein is encoded by the exons ATGTCGCTTCCGCAAATTGAGGACTTGTTGGAGCAGACAACTAAG attcAAGATCAGAAGTCACCTGGAAAGACTGGCTGCGATAAAA ACTGTTCGCTTGTTGGTCAAGACCATTCAGAAACTTCTCCAATTGGTGCTTTATCTAACCAGTGGtcaaaaag AgctgaaagaaaagaagatgtgGGCAATTCTACTACTGAAGATGGGACTGTGGGCATATGTGATGGCTTTAGTGAAACACAAACAGAGTCTCAG GTTGATGACGGTGAATGGGAGCTGTATCCACAAGTAACTGCTCTATGCATTGGAAATGCTAAATACTTTGGCGGTGGTATGAAAATTGTGCCAAATGCCGATCCTTCCAACAGGAGTCTAGAG GTAGTAATTCTTCAGGATTTCAAGTGGTATGACTTTATTCTGAATTTACACAAAATATACAATGGGACATATTTGACGGTGAAAAACGTAACATCAAGAAG gttttcatcattattcatttggtgGCTAAATATTACTCATGG AGAACTTAAG gacGTTTCTAGAGAATGCAAGACCATGTTTGAGTGA
- the LOC116406228 gene encoding sphingoid long-chain bases kinase 2, mitochondrial-like isoform X1: protein MSLPQIEDLLEQTTKIQDQKSPGKTGCDKNCSLVGQDHSETSPIGALSNQWSKRAERKEDVGNSTTEDGTVGICDGFSETQTESQVDDGEWELYPQVTALCIGNAKYFGGGMKIVPNADPSNRSLEVVILQDFKWYDFILNLHKIYNGTYLTVKNVTSRSVRSIEVEEVSCSGSIYVQSDGEHLGFLPRKFHILPAAIEMIC from the exons ATGTCGCTTCCGCAAATTGAGGACTTGTTGGAGCAGACAACTAAG attcAAGATCAGAAGTCACCTGGAAAGACTGGCTGCGATAAAA ACTGTTCGCTTGTTGGTCAAGACCATTCAGAAACTTCTCCAATTGGTGCTTTATCTAACCAGTGGtcaaaaag AgctgaaagaaaagaagatgtgGGCAATTCTACTACTGAAGATGGGACTGTGGGCATATGTGATGGCTTTAGTGAAACACAAACAGAGTCTCAG GTTGATGACGGTGAATGGGAGCTGTATCCACAAGTAACTGCTCTATGCATTGGAAATGCTAAATACTTTGGCGGTGGTATGAAAATTGTGCCAAATGCCGATCCTTCCAACAGGAGTCTAGAG GTAGTAATTCTTCAGGATTTCAAGTGGTATGACTTTATTCTGAATTTACACAAAATATACAATGGGACATATTTGACGGTGAAAAACGTAACATCAAGAAG CGTTCGTTCGATCGAAGTGGAAGAAGTTTCTTGCAGCGGCAGCATATATGTTCAATCTGATGGGGAACACTTGGGGTTTCTTCCAAGGAAATTCCATATTCTACCAGCTGCCATTGAAATGATATGCTGA
- the LOC116406228 gene encoding uncharacterized protein LOC116406228 isoform X5 codes for MNNTYNASKSTYSNPSSISKAEGLSVAEPKDSSLGSKAYSFDEYLKVTEEQLKAYDQLQTNFPAQSQSGSQVQREDGSRILGLGDLGVQGIGIPRLEGEEYLSIVDDFMEAVHTCWPKAIVQLLYQKQRRKGRDHKKSMVESIRQGVWKITTQFLFSLLRT; via the exons ATGAACAACACATACAATGCAAGTAAATCTACCTACTCAAACCcatcttctatttctaaagCAGAAGGGCTTTCGGTGGCTGAACCAA AAGATTCTTCGTTGGGAAGCAAAGCTTATAGCTTTGATGAGTATCTAAAGGTTACAGAAGAGCAACTGAAAGCTTACGATCAGCtccaaaccaattttccagcacaaagccagagtggatcccaagtacaacgggaag ATGGAAGTCGTATTCTTGGCCTCGGTGACCTTGGAGTTCAGGGAATAGGAATACCTAGATTGGAGGGAGAAGAGTATCTATCAATTGTTGATGATTTTATGGAAGCCGTGCATACATGTTGGCCTAAAGCTATTGTTCAG TTACtttatcaaaaacaaagaagaaaaggaagggacCACAAGAAATCAATGGTGGAATCGATCAGGCAGGGGGTGTGGAAAATT
- the LOC116406228 gene encoding sphingoid long-chain bases kinase 2, mitochondrial-like isoform X3, with the protein MSLPQIEDLLEQTTKIFLPDCSLVGQDHSETSPIGALSNQWSKRAERKEDVGNSTTEDGTVGICDGFSETQTESQVDDGEWELYPQVTALCIGNAKYFGGGMKIVPNADPSNRSLEVVILQDFKWYDFILNLHKIYNGTYLTVKNVTSRSVRSIEVEEVSCSGSIYVQSDGEHLGFLPRKFHILPAAIEMIC; encoded by the exons ATGTCGCTTCCGCAAATTGAGGACTTGTTGGAGCAGACAACTAAG ATTTTCCTACCAGACTGTTCGCTTGTTGGTCAAGACCATTCAGAAACTTCTCCAATTGGTGCTTTATCTAACCAGTGGtcaaaaag AgctgaaagaaaagaagatgtgGGCAATTCTACTACTGAAGATGGGACTGTGGGCATATGTGATGGCTTTAGTGAAACACAAACAGAGTCTCAG GTTGATGACGGTGAATGGGAGCTGTATCCACAAGTAACTGCTCTATGCATTGGAAATGCTAAATACTTTGGCGGTGGTATGAAAATTGTGCCAAATGCCGATCCTTCCAACAGGAGTCTAGAG GTAGTAATTCTTCAGGATTTCAAGTGGTATGACTTTATTCTGAATTTACACAAAATATACAATGGGACATATTTGACGGTGAAAAACGTAACATCAAGAAG CGTTCGTTCGATCGAAGTGGAAGAAGTTTCTTGCAGCGGCAGCATATATGTTCAATCTGATGGGGAACACTTGGGGTTTCTTCCAAGGAAATTCCATATTCTACCAGCTGCCATTGAAATGATATGCTGA
- the LOC116406228 gene encoding sphingoid long-chain bases kinase 2, mitochondrial-like isoform X2: protein MSLPQIEDLLEQTTKIQDQKSPGKTGCDKNCSLVGQDHSETSPIGALSNQWSKRAERKEDVGNSTTEDGTVGICDGFSETQTESQVDDGEWELYPQVTALCIGNAKYFGGGMKIVPNADPSNRSLEVVILQDFKWYDFILNLHKIYNGTYLTVKNVTSRRFSSLFIWWLNITHGTFLENARPCLSEKLVSMKLRVQ, encoded by the exons ATGTCGCTTCCGCAAATTGAGGACTTGTTGGAGCAGACAACTAAG attcAAGATCAGAAGTCACCTGGAAAGACTGGCTGCGATAAAA ACTGTTCGCTTGTTGGTCAAGACCATTCAGAAACTTCTCCAATTGGTGCTTTATCTAACCAGTGGtcaaaaag AgctgaaagaaaagaagatgtgGGCAATTCTACTACTGAAGATGGGACTGTGGGCATATGTGATGGCTTTAGTGAAACACAAACAGAGTCTCAG GTTGATGACGGTGAATGGGAGCTGTATCCACAAGTAACTGCTCTATGCATTGGAAATGCTAAATACTTTGGCGGTGGTATGAAAATTGTGCCAAATGCCGATCCTTCCAACAGGAGTCTAGAG GTAGTAATTCTTCAGGATTTCAAGTGGTATGACTTTATTCTGAATTTACACAAAATATACAATGGGACATATTTGACGGTGAAAAACGTAACATCAAGAAG gttttcatcattattcatttggtgGCTAAATATTACTCATGG gacGTTTCTAGAGAATGCAAGACCATGTTTGAGTGAGAAATTGGTctcgatgaaattgagagttcaATGA